In the genome of Pusillimonas sp. T7-7, the window GCGCCGCAATCCCGACCTGAAGTGGCGCCAGCATCCTGAGTCGCTGCAGGCCTTATGCGATACCCAGGCCAGCATATTGCGCCAGGCTTCGCGCTGCGTGGCTCCGGGTGGCCGTCTGGTTTATGCAACATGCAGCATCCTGCCTGAAGAAAATGAAGAGCAAATTGAGCGCTTTTTAGCTGAAAATCCCGACTTTATCGTGCTTGATGCATGCAAAATCGCGGCAGATCGTTGTGAAAATCTGACACTTGAAGGGCCTTTTTTACGCTTGCGCCCGGATATTCATCAGACCGACGGTTTTTTTGCCGCTGTGCTCGAACGAAAGAAGGAAACTCCAGTCAAAAAAGAAGCCCAGACGGCTGAAAAGGCCGCAGAAGGCCAGAACGGCGAAATGGATTGAAACAGCGGCTTTACGGCAGTTGTTCCGTAGAGGCTATATATTGGCTTTTACGCTGCGGTTATTTTGGGCAAGAGAGGGGCTGATTGCTTCCTAATTCCTTGATCTAGCTCAAAACTATTTTGCAATTCTACTGTCATATAGCAGTCAAGTGAGCTACACTTTTTGTTGTTCTAACACGAGGCCTTTACAGGTTTATGGACCAAATACTTAATTTTCTAAAAGACGGCCTGCTCCAGTTTTCATGGTGGCAGGTTGCCCTGGCCGCTCTGGTGCTTACACACATCACCATTGTTGGCGTAACCGTCTTTCTGCATCGTAGCCAGGCGCACCGCGGGCTCGACCTGCACCCGGCCGTCATGCACTTTTTCCGCTTCTGGCTGTGGCTGACCACCGGCATGGTCACCAAAGAATGGGTGGCCATCCACCGCAAGCACCACGCCAAATGCGAAAAAGAAGGCGATCCCCACTCACCGGTGGTGTTTGGCCTGGGCAAAGTGTTTTTCCGTGGCGCAGAACTGTACCGCGAAGAAGCCACCAACCCCGAAACCCTGAAGCGCTTCGGTCACGGCACCCCCGACGACTGGATTGAGCGCAATCTGTACACCAAGCACAGCTTGCTGGGCATTCTGATCATGCTGGGCATAGACCTGGCCCTGTTCGGCGTGCTGGGCGTAACGGTATGGGCCGTACAAATGGCCTGGATCCCCTTTTGGGCTGCAGGCGTCGTCAATGGTATCGGGCACGCCTGGGGCTATCGCAACTTTGCCAGCCCCGACACCAGCACCAATGTGGTGCCCTGGGGCATTATCATTGGCGGTGAAGAACTGCACAACAATCACCACGCCTATGGCACATCGGCCAAGTTCTCGACCAAGTGGTACGAGTTCGACTTGGGCTGGCTTTATATTTCGATACTAAGCTTCTTGGGGCTTGCCACGGTCAAGAAACGTGCGCCCAAGCTCAAGCTTGAAGCGCCCAAACCTATGGCCGATGCCAGCACCTTGCAAGGCGTGATCACTCACCGCTACGAGATCCTGGCCCGCTACACCGACCTGGTCAAGAAATCGGCCGGCGAAGAGCTGAACAAGCTCAGAAGCAGCCGCAAGGAAGGCAGCCCCGATTGCAGCTGGACCTTGCTCAGCCGCTGCAAAGACTGGATCACCAGCAACGACGACGCTCTGGAACCCGCGCAGCGCGAACAGGTAGACACCGTACTGGCTCAGAACCAGTCGCTGTCCACCCTGGTGCAAATGCGACGAGAGCTCGTCCGCCTGTGGGAAAGCTCCAGCTCCAGCAGCGAACAGCTGTTGGCCGATCTGCAAGCCTGGTGCCAGCGTGCACAACAAAGCGGCATCGAAGGGCTTGAGCAGTTTGCTTACCGGTTGCGCCGCTACGCGGCATGATAGACAGTCTTAATCCGCAACAACAAGCCGCTGTCACTCTCCCTCCCGCCCACGCGCTGGTTCTGGCTGGCGCGGGCAGCGGGAAAACCCGGGTCCTGACCACACGCATGGCCTGGCTGATACAAACCAGCCAGGCCAGCCCTTTTGGGCTGATGGCGGTTACCTTCACCAACAAGTCGGCGCGTGAAATGCTCACGCGCCTTTCTGCCTTGCTGCCCATCAATACACGGGGTATGTGGGTAGGAACATTCCACGGCTTGTGCAATCGTCTGCTGCGTGCTCATCACCGCGACGCCGGGCTGCCGCAAACCTTTCAAATACTCGATAGCGCCGATCAGCTGGCCTCCATCAAGCGTTTGCTCAAGGGCGCGGGTATAGACGACGAAAAGTTTCCGCCGCGCGACGTGCAGCGCTTCATCAATGGCGCCAAGGAAGATGGCCAGCGACCCGCCGATGTCGAAATCTACGACGCGCATCGGCGCCGCCTGGTCGATATCTACCAACTGTATCAGGATCAGTGCGAGCGCGAAGGCGTGGTCGACTTTGCCGAGCTATTGCTGCGCGCCTACGAACTGCTGCAACGTAATGCGCCCATACGCGAACACTATCAGCGTCGCTTCCAGCATATTCTTGTCGACGAGTTCCAGGACACCAATATGCTGCAATACCGCTGGCTGATCTTGCTGGCGGGTGGTGGCGCCCACATGTTTGCCGTGGGTGACGACGATCAGTCCATTTACGCCTTCCGGGGGGCGAATGTGGGCAATATGGCTGATTTCGAACGCGATTATGCAAAAGGCAACGTCATCCGCCTGGAGCAAAACTATCGTTCATACGGGCATATCCTGGACTCGGCCAATGCCCTGATCGCGCATAACAGCGCAAGGCTGGGCAAGAATCTGTGGACGGAGCAGGGCGAGGGCGAGCCGGTGCGAGTGATCGAGCAGGCTTCCGACCTGCTGGAAGCGCAGTGGATTATTGATGAAATCAAGGCGCTGATCAACGATGGCCGCTTGCGCCGTGAGATTGCCGTCTTGTATCGCAGCAATGCACAGTCGCGCATTATCGAGCACGCACTGTTTTCGGCCGGCGTACCCTATAAAGTTTATGGCGGCCTGCGCTTTTTCGAGCGGCAGGAAGTCAAGCACGCCCTGGCTTATTTAAGGCTTATGGACAACCCCCATGACGATACCTCATGGTTGCGGGTGGTTAATTTCCCGACGCGGGGCATAGGCGCGCGCACACTGGAACAACTGGCCGATGTGGCCAGGCAGCAGGGCGGCAGCCTGTTCCGCGCGGTACCGGCCATGTCGGGCAAGGGCGGCAACAACCTGGCCCGTTTCGCCGAACTGATTCAGCAAATGGCGCACGAGGCGCAAGTGCTGTCGCTACCCGAGCTGATTGAGCATGTGGTGCATCACAGCGGCCTGCTGGAACATTATCAGAATGATCGTGAAGGCGCTGACCGCCTGGAAAACTTACAGGAACTGGTCAATGCCGCCGCCGCTTTTGTGGCCGAGGCAAACTTTGAAGGTTTGCCGGCGGGGCGCATTCCAGACGATGCACTGGCCGCTGCGAGCCTGGGTGCGGATGCCTCCGAGGCCTTGGCCGCGATGTCGCCACTGGCGGCGTTTCTGACGCATGCTTCGCTGGAAGCCGGTGATAACCAGGCGCAGGCAGGCCAGGATGCTGTCCAACTCATGACGGTGCACGCAGCCAAGGGGCTGGAGTTTGATTCGGTGTTCATTACGGGCGTCGAGGAAGGCCTGTTCCCGCACGAAAACAGTTTGCTGGAAGCCGCGGGGCTGGAAGAAGAGCGGCGCTTGATGTACGTGGCCATTACACGGGCGCGCGAGCGTTTGTACCTGACTTTGGCGCAAAGCCGGATGCTGCATGGGCAAACACGCTACGCGATGCGTTCGCGTTTTCTGGACGAGATTCCCGATGAGCATCTTAAATGGTTGACGCCGCGCGAAGGCAGGGCGCCTGTGCAGGCACAGCAAAATGCCTGGAGTGGTGCGTTTCGCCGTGGCAATACGTTTAATCAGTCTGGCGGCAGCAGTATGGCGCCGCGTGCTCCTCGCAGTCTGACGACGGGTGTTACTGTGGGCGCGCAGGAGTTTCGCATTGGCACGGGTGTGCGGCATGTGAAATTCGGTGAAGGCACTGTGATTGGGCTGAGCGGCCTGGGGCAGGATGCGCAGGCGCAGATTCAGTTTCGCGATGTCGGAACGAAGACGCTGGCGCTGGGGGTGGCCAAGCTGGAGATCGTGGCGGGCTGACCCGAGTGCTTTGGCGGGGCGGTCGTAGACTACGTTACCGTCAACGCTTCCAGCTCTTCCTGCAGCATCAGCCATTCCTCTTCAAGCTGACCGTGCTTTTTACTCAACTCGCCGTGCTCTTCAAGCACCTTCAGCCGCTCGTCGCGACGTGCATCTGAATAAAACTCAGGGTCGGCAATCAAGGCGTTAAGCACCTGCAAACGCTGGCCAGCACGCTCCATATCGGCATCCACCTTCTTCAACTTGGCATCCAGCGGCTTGCGCAGCAGGGCCAGGCGCTGCCGCTCTTCGGCTTCCTGACGGCGCTGCGCCTTGCGATCAACCACCGCATCGCCTTGGCTGGCATCATCATTGCTATTGCGCGCCTCCGATCGTGCCTGCGCACTGCGGGCCGCCAGCCAATCCCGGTAGTCTTCCAGATCGCCATCAAACTCCTGCACCCGGCCATCGGCCACAATCCAGAAACTGTCGACGGTGGTGCGCAGCAGATGACGGTCGTGGGACACCAACAGCACGCTGCCGGCGAACTCGGCCAGGGCTGTGGCCAATGCTTCACGGGTATCCACATCCAGGTGGTTGCTGGGCTCGTCGAGCAAGAGCAGATTGGGTTTTTGCCAGACGATCAGCGACAGCGCCAGGCGCGCTTTTTCGCCGCCCGACATGGGTGCGATCTTGCTGATAACCGTATCGCCGCTGAAGCCGAAACCGCCCAGATAGTTGCGCAACTCTTGCTCGCGGGTTTGCGGCGCAAGGCGTACCAAGTGTTGCAAGGGGGTGGCGTCGGGATCCAGCATGTCGAGCTGGTGCTGCGCAAAATAGCCTATTTCCAGGCCTTTGGATGCGCGGCGTTCGCCTGCCAGCACCGGCAATTCTTCCGCCAGAGTTTTGATCAGCGTACTTTTTCCGGCGCCGTTCACGCCCAGCACGCCTATGCGGGCGCCGCCCCGGACCATCAGTTGTATGTGGCTGAGCACGGTGCGCGCCTGGTCGGCGCCTCCGGTATAGCCGGTCGAGACATCGTCCAGCACCAGCAAGGGGTCTGGCATGCTGGTGGGTTCGGGAATGCGTATATCTATGCCCGATTCCGCCTGCAAGGGCGCCAGGGTTTCCATGCGGGCCAGCGCCTTGACGCGGCTTTGCGCCTGCTTGGCCTTGGTGGCCTTGGCCTTGAAACGGTCAATAAAGCTTTGCAGCCGGGCGGTTTCACGGGTCTGTCTGTCCCAGGCCAGGCGGGTCTGACGCAGGCGCTCGGCGCGCTGTGTCAGGAAGTCTTCATAGCCGCCGCGATAACGCAGCAGCTTGGCCTGGTCGAAATGCAAAATGACGGAGGCGACCGAATCCAAGAACTCGGTGTCGTGCGAAATCAGCAGGACAGTACCCTGGTAGGCAGCCAGCCAGCGCTCCAGCCACAGCATCGCATCCAGATCCAGGTGGTTGGTGGGTTCGTCCAGCAGCAACAATTCAGACGGTGCCATCAGTGCCCGGGCCAGTGCCAGGCGCATCTGCCAGCCGCCCGAAAAACTATTGACGGGATTCATCCACTGGCCAGGTGCAAAGCCCAGGCCGGCCAGCAACTGCTCGGCACGCGAAGGCGCGCTCCAGGCATCGGCCTCGACCAACGCCGACTCCAGCTCGGCGATGCGGTGGCCGTCGCTGTCGGGTGTGGCGGCTCGTTCCGTCTGCAAGGCACGCAAATGCCGGTCGCCGTCAATCACGAATTCCCGGGCGGGCAAATCATTGTGGCTGATTTCCTGGTCGACGCTGGCTATGCGCCAGCCCGGCGGGACGAGCAGCGAGCCGGCGTCAGCGTCCAGCCGGCCTTGCAGCACGGCAAACAAGGTGGATTTGCCCGCCCCGTTCTTGCCGACGATACCTACCCGTTCTCCGGGATTGATGACGAAATCAGTGCCGTCGAGCAGCACCTTGACGCCGCGCCTGACGGTCAGGCCAGTAGCGCGGATCACGAAGCAAGTTGCTCGCGGGTGAGCAGCAGTATTTGGTCGTCGGTGTTTTCGGTGCTGAGCCAGACCGGGTCCAGCTCAGGAAAGGCGGCCAGGAAGTTTTGATATTCGTGACCGATCTCGAGCACCAGCAGGCCGTCGGGGGCCATGAAAGCGGGCGCTTGCTGCAACAGGCGGCGTATAAGGTCCATGCCGTCGTCGCCCCCGGCCAGCGCCATGGTGGGCTCGTGCCGGTATTCCTGGGGCAGGTGCTCCATGGAGTGGTTGTTGACGTAAGGCGGGTTGCAGATAATCAACTTGTATTCACAGTCGGGCAGTTGTTCAAACAAATCGCTGCAATGCGTGGTGATGCGTCCGTCCAGCCCCGATAGTTCGATGTTTTCGTCGGCGACCTCAAGGGCGTGTTCCGACAGGTCGACCGCATCGACCTGGGCATTGGGAAAGGCCAATGCCGCCAGCACCGCCAGACAGCCCGAGCCAGTACATAGATCCAGCACGAAATCAACGTCGTCGGCATCGGCGACCCAGGGAGCCAGGCCGTCGTCGAGCAGTTCTGAAATAGGCGAGCGAGGAATGATCACACGCTGGTCCACCACAAAGCGGTGACCTTGCAGCCAGGCTTCGCCGGTCAGGTAGGCGGCGGGAACATGCTCGGTAATGCGCCGTTCCAGCAGCTTCAAGTAGCGCTCCCGCTCGGCGGGCAGTACGCGTGCATCAAGGAAAGGGTCCAGCATGTCGAGCGGCAGGTGCAAGCTGTGCAGCAGCAGATAGACGGCTTCGTCCCAGGCATTGTCGCTGCCGTGTCCGAAAGACAGGCGGGACGCATTGAACTGGCTGACGGTATAACGCAGCAAGTCGCGTACTGTGCGCAGTTTTTTACTGGCGATGTGATGCATGGCGGCTCCTGTGGGCGGGTAGATGTGCTGTTGGGCTGGCATCCGCAGCACACTAGTCGGGCAACAGATGTTCTAGCGTACGACGATAGATGTTTTTCAGTGGCTCCAGTGTATCAAGTCGTACGTGCTCGTTCACTTGATGGATACTGGCATTGATGGGGCCAAACTCAATGACTTGTGGACATATTTTGGCAATAAAGCGGCCGTCCGAGGTGCCGCCTGTGGTTGACAGCTGCGTTATGACGCCGGTTTCGTCAAGAATGGCTTGCGACATGGCCGTGCTGAGTTCGCCTTTGGGCGTCAGGAACGGCTCGCCGCCTTGCGTCCAGTCCAGATCATAGTCCAGCTTGTGCTTGTGCAAAATGGCGGCGACACGCGCTTTCAGTGTGTCAGGTGTGCTGGCCGTGGAAAAGCGGAAGTTGAAATCCAGCACGGCGGCGCCTGGCACCACATTGGTGGCGCCTGTGCCCGCATGCAGATTCGATACCTGGAAGGTCGTGGCCGGAAAATACTCGTTGCCTTCGTCCCATTGCTCAGCCGTCAGTTCGACCAGCGCCGGCCCCAGCAAATGTATGGGGTTGCGGGCCAGATGCGGGTACGCCACATGCCCCTGCTTGCCCTTGATCGTAAGCTTGCCGGATAAAGAGCCGCGTCGCCCGTTCTTGACGGTATCCCCCAGGGTGTCGACAGATGTCGGTTCGCCCACGATGCAGTAGTCCAGTTGTTCGCCGCGCTGCGCCAGAGCCTGGCATACCTTGACCGTGCCATCAACAGAAGGGCCTTCTTCGTCAGAGGTGATCAGCAATGCAATGGAGCCGGAATGCTGCGGGTGGGCGGCCACGAACTCTTCGACCGCCACCATGAAGGCGGCGATAGAGCTTTTCATGTCGGCGGCGCCGCGGCCATACAGATTGCCGCCGCGCTCGGTCGGTGTGAACGGGTCGCTGTCCCAGCGGTCGAGCGGTCCGGTAGGCACGACATCGGTGTGGCCGGCGAACACCAGCAACGGCGCGGCGGTACCGCGCCTGGCCCACAAGTTGACCACATCGCCGAAGGCCAGGGTTTCACAGTTGAAGCCGGCGGCCGTCAAGCGGCTGGCCAGGGCTTGCTGGCAACCCAGGTCGTCGGGCGTCACGGAGGGCCGCGAGATCAGTTCTTTGGCCAGTTGCAGAGTGGGGGAGTCGGACATCAGGCCCTCAGCAGGTCGTTGATGCTGGTTTTGGATCGTGTTTGCGCGTCGACGCGTTTGACGATGACGGCGCAAGCCAGGCTGTGTGAACCGTCGGCGGCGGGCAGTGAGCCCGGCACGACGACCGAGCCTGAAGGGACGCGTCCGTATGTAACCGTGCCGGTGACGCGATCGTAGATCTTGGTGCTTTGGGAAAGAAAGACGCCCATGGCCAATACGGAATTTTCTTCAACGATCACGCCTTCGACGATTTCGGAGCGTGCGCCAATAAAGCAGTTGTCTTCGATAATGGTGGGATTGGCCTGTAGCGGTTCCAGCACGCCGCCTATACCCACACCGCCGGACAAATGCACGTTCTTGCCGATCTGTGCGCAAGAACCCACTGTGGCCCAGGTATCGACCATGGCGCCCTCATCGACATAGGCGCCGACATTGACGTAAGAGGGCATCAACACCACATTCTTGCCAATGAACGCGCCTCTGCGGGCGACCGCCGGCGGCACTACGCGGAACCCGCCTTGGGCGAAGGCGGCGGCATCGTAGTCCTGGAACTTGGTGTCGACCTTGTCGTAGAACTGCAGTGAACCCTGGCCCATGACTTTGTTGTCTTCCAGCCTGAACGACAGCAGCACGGCCTTCTTGACCCACTGATGCACCACCCAGTCTCCGGAGATTTTTTCAGCAACACGCAATTGACCAGCGTCCAGCGCGGCCAGGGTTGCTTGCACGGCGGCGCGTACGTCGGCGTGTCCAGAGATGGGAGAGAGGTCGGCGCGGTTGTCCCATGCTTCCTCGATGGTGCTCTGCAGGTTTTTATTCATAGAAGTACTCGTTGAGGGTTAAGAAAAGCTTCAGTGTCTGGCGTTCACAAAATCGGCAATACGCTGGGCGCCTTCGATGCATTGCTGCTTAGGTGCGACCAGTGCAAGGCGTATCCGGTTGGCCCCGGGGTTGACTCCGTGAGCCTCTCGGGCCAGAAAGCTGCCTGGCAGTGCGGTAACACCGGTGGCGCCGTATAGATCACGCACAAAATCGGTGTCGGAGCAGGGGGTTTGCGCCCACAGATAAAAAGAGGCATCGGGCCGGCTGACGCCCAGTACAGGTTCAAGTATGGGCAGGACTGCGTCGAATTTTTCACGGTACAGCCGCCGATTGTCGACGACATGAGCTTCATCGTTCCAGGCCGCAATGCTGGCCTGCGATACCACGGGGCTCATGGCGCTGCCGTGGTAGGTGCGATACAGCAGGAATTGTGCAATGAGCCGGGCGTCGCCCGCGACAAAGCCCGAGCGCAGGCCGGGTACATTGGATCGTTTGGACAGGCTGGAAAAGCACACCAGGCTGCGGTAATCGTTGCGTCCCAGCAAGCTGGCGGCCTGCAGGCCGCCCAAAGGCTTGTTGGCTTCGTCGAAATAGATTTCGGAATAACACTCGTCAGAAGCAATGACAAAGCCATGCTCGTCAGACAAGGCAAACAAAGTTTGCCATTCATGCAATGACATGACGTTTCCGGCCGGGTTGCCAGGCGAGCATACGAACAGCAACTGTGTTTTGCGCCATATGTCTGCCGGCACCGAAGCCCAGTCATAGCCAAAGTTCAACTGGGCCTGTGCATTGATGTAGTAAGGGCGGGCGCCCGCCAGCAAGCTTGCGCCTTCGTATATTTGATAAAAAGGATTGGGGCAAACCGTGATCGCGTCGGCGTTTGGGTCGATGACCGCCTGGGCGAAGGCGAAAAGCGCCTCGCGCGAGCCCAGCGCAGGCAGCACCTGGGTATCGGCGTCTGGCGCAGTAATGTCGTAGCGCCGGGCGATCCAGTTGGAGATGGTGGATCGCAGCAATGCATCGCCCTTGGTCGGCGGATAAACCGACAAGCCTGCCATGGCGTCCTGCATGGCCTGGGAAATCAGTGCCGGGGTGGCATGCTTGGGTTCGCCTATGGAAAGGCTGATGGGCGCAAGCGCCGCTGGCGGCGACCCGGCCTGCGCAAGCAACTGCCTCAACTTTTCAAAAGGGTAAGGGTGCAGTGCGCTAAGTCGGGGGTTCATGTTTGCCGCAGTATAAGGCTGCAAGCCGGCTGTGTAGCAAGCTGCAATGCCGGCAAGCATGCTGTGGTGCGAACGGAGAGACTCGAACTCTCACACCTCTCGGCGCCAGAACCTAAATCTGGTGCGTCTACCAATTCCGCCACGTTCGCTAAAGTAAGCCAAGCATTATAGCTTTTTTTTAAAGTGACGCAATAGGTCCTTTCTCTGGGTGCAGACCTTGCTTGCGCAGCGCGCTCAATATACCGACGGCTCGCCTTCCGGACGGCGCTTGAAGCGTCGGTGCACCCAGTAATATTGGTCTGGCGTCTGGCGTATGCGCTCTTCCAGGAATTGATTCATATGCAGCGCATCGGCGCTGGCATCGCCGCTGGGGAAATTATCCAGCGGTTTGAATATATTCAGCTTGTAGCCTTTATAGTCCGGCAACACCTCGGCCACAAACGGAACGACCCGTGCGCCGCTGAGCTGGGCCAGGCGCGATACGGCCGTCAGGGTGCAGGCCTGAACGCCGAAAAACGGCACAAAGACGGAGTCGCGCAGGCCGAAGTCCATGTCGGCCGCCAGCATAATGGGCTTGCCCGACTTCAGAACCTTCAGGATCTCGCGGGCGCTTCCGTGGCGGGAAATCATTTCCGTTCCGAAGCGCGCTCGTTGCGTACGCGATATGGTGTCGGTGACGCTGTCTGACATGGGGGTATATATAGAGGCGACCGGATGCATGATAGAGTAATACATGCAGGTGGCTTCTATGGCTGCAAAATGAAAGCCCAGAAATATCGTTGGCTGCTCATAGCTGTCTTGTAGCTCGATGGCGCTTTCCAGTTGTACCAGACGCTTGATTTGCGGGGCGCTGCCATACCATTGCGTGCCGCGTTCAAGATAGCTGCGTATAACGTGCCGAAAGGTCGAATGCGCCAGGGCTTGCTTCTGTTCAGCGCTTTTTTCCGGAAAGCACAGATTCAGGTTGGTTTGAAGTATGCGTTTACGCTTGCTGGGCAGCTTATATAAAAGGGAGCCTAACAATTCGCCCAAGCGCGCCACCAGCCCATAGGGCATCAGCGCAAGCGTGCGTAGCAAGCCCGCTGTCAGCAGGCTTTGAATATTTTTTTTCATGAACAGGGTACAGGTGGGCTGATGGCGCCCAGGCGGCAGGTTAATTAACCATGCTAGCACGCGGCATATGCGGTGCAGTGTTTTTTTTGGAAACCACTGCATCGAATCCTGGTTCAACGGCCTTTACCATAGGGGGAAGCAGCAGCTTTTCGTGGTCTGGGCAAGTTTCCGGTAAAATGTCCTGTTCTTTTCTTCAATTATTCATTTATATAGGTCCCTAATGCAGCCCGAGGTTGAAATTTTGTCTGGTCTGGAGCGCCGTGTTGATCTGGTCGTTTCGATCGCCGACGTAGAAAAAGAAGTCCAGACGCAACTCAAACGCGTCGCTCGTACTGCCAAAGTTCAGGGTTTTCGCCCAGGTAAAGCGCCGCTTTCCCTGATCGAGCGTAGCCATGGGCCCGGCATCCGCTACGACGTCATCAATTCCGAAGTGGGTCGGTCGCTGGACAAGGTTATTGGCGAGACCAAGCTGCGTGTGGCGGGTACGCCCAATCTTGAGCCCAAGACCGAAGGCGTAGAAGAGGGCACCATGGCTTTCTCGGCCACCTTCGAGGTCTATCCCGAAGTGCAAGTGCCTGATCTGGCTACTTTGCAAGTCAAGCGCAGCAATGTCGACGTCGGCGATGCCGAAGTGCAGCGCACCATCGATATTCTGCGCAAGCAGCGCGCCAACTACGAAGCCCGTGAAGGCCGCGCAGCGCAAGACGACGACCGCGTCACGCTTGATTTCACCGGTACCATCGATGGCGTTGCATTCGAAGGCGGTTCCGCCGAGAAATTCCCCTTTGTGCTGGGCCAGGGCCGCATGCTGCCCGAGTTCGAAACCGCCGTGCGCGGCATGAAGGCCGGCGAGTCCAAGACTTTCCCGCTGAACTTCCCCGAAGACTACGGCAGTAAAGAAGTCGCCGGTAAAACCGCCGAGTTCGCCATTACCGTTACCGAAGTGGCCGAAGGCATCATGCCCGAAGTCGACGCTGAATTCGCAAAATCGCTGGGTCAGCCTGAAGGCGACGTTGAAAAACTGTTGGCCGACGTGCGCAACAACATCGAACGTGAAGTCAAGGTGCGCGCCCAGGCTCGCAGCAAGGCCAGCGTCATGGACGCCCTGGTCGAAGCATGCTCGTTCGACGTGCCCAAGGCACTGGTCCAGAACGATGCGCAAGGCCGCGTCACCGCTGCCCGCGAAGAGCTCAAGCAGCGCGGCGTACCTAATGCCGATTCCGTGCCTATCCCCGTCGAAGCCTTCACGGCCGAGTCCGAGCGCCGTGTGCGTCTGGGCCTGCTGGTGTCCGAACTGGTGCAAGCCGCCGATCTTCAAGCCAAGCCTGAACAAGTGCGTGCCCGCATCGAAGAATTCGCACAAAACTACGAGCAGCCTGCACAAGTGGTAGCCTACTATCTGTCTGATCGTCAGCGCCGCGCCGAAATCGAAGCCATCGTGCTTGAAGACAACGTGGTCGAACACGTCTTGTCCAAGGCTCAGGTTACCGACGAAGACGTTGCTTTCGAAGAACTCATGGGGACGAACTAAATGTCACGATTTACCGATTTTTACGCCTCAATGTACGGTGGTGACTCGGTGACCCCAACGGGGTTGGGCTATGTGCCCATCGTGATCGAACAGTCGGGCCGTGGCGAGCGGTCTTACGATATCTACTCGCGCTTGCTGCGCGAGCGCGTTATTTTCTTTGTCGGCCCCGTCAACGACCACACCGCCAACCTGGTGGTGGCGCAGTTGCTGTTCCTCGAGTCCGAAAACCCCGACAAAGACATTTCGCTCTACATCAACTCGCCCGGCGGCTCGGTGTATGCAGGCATGGCCATTTACGACACCATGCAGTTCATCAAGCCTGATGTCTCTACCTTGTGCACCGGCATCGCGGCCAGCATGGG includes:
- a CDS encoding fatty acid desaturase; this encodes MDQILNFLKDGLLQFSWWQVALAALVLTHITIVGVTVFLHRSQAHRGLDLHPAVMHFFRFWLWLTTGMVTKEWVAIHRKHHAKCEKEGDPHSPVVFGLGKVFFRGAELYREEATNPETLKRFGHGTPDDWIERNLYTKHSLLGILIMLGIDLALFGVLGVTVWAVQMAWIPFWAAGVVNGIGHAWGYRNFASPDTSTNVVPWGIIIGGEELHNNHHAYGTSAKFSTKWYEFDLGWLYISILSFLGLATVKKRAPKLKLEAPKPMADASTLQGVITHRYEILARYTDLVKKSAGEELNKLRSSRKEGSPDCSWTLLSRCKDWITSNDDALEPAQREQVDTVLAQNQSLSTLVQMRRELVRLWESSSSSSEQLLADLQAWCQRAQQSGIEGLEQFAYRLRRYAA
- a CDS encoding UvrD-helicase domain-containing protein; this translates as MIDSLNPQQQAAVTLPPAHALVLAGAGSGKTRVLTTRMAWLIQTSQASPFGLMAVTFTNKSAREMLTRLSALLPINTRGMWVGTFHGLCNRLLRAHHRDAGLPQTFQILDSADQLASIKRLLKGAGIDDEKFPPRDVQRFINGAKEDGQRPADVEIYDAHRRRLVDIYQLYQDQCEREGVVDFAELLLRAYELLQRNAPIREHYQRRFQHILVDEFQDTNMLQYRWLILLAGGGAHMFAVGDDDQSIYAFRGANVGNMADFERDYAKGNVIRLEQNYRSYGHILDSANALIAHNSARLGKNLWTEQGEGEPVRVIEQASDLLEAQWIIDEIKALINDGRLRREIAVLYRSNAQSRIIEHALFSAGVPYKVYGGLRFFERQEVKHALAYLRLMDNPHDDTSWLRVVNFPTRGIGARTLEQLADVARQQGGSLFRAVPAMSGKGGNNLARFAELIQQMAHEAQVLSLPELIEHVVHHSGLLEHYQNDREGADRLENLQELVNAAAAFVAEANFEGLPAGRIPDDALAAASLGADASEALAAMSPLAAFLTHASLEAGDNQAQAGQDAVQLMTVHAAKGLEFDSVFITGVEEGLFPHENSLLEAAGLEEERRLMYVAITRARERLYLTLAQSRMLHGQTRYAMRSRFLDEIPDEHLKWLTPREGRAPVQAQQNAWSGAFRRGNTFNQSGGSSMAPRAPRSLTTGVTVGAQEFRIGTGVRHVKFGEGTVIGLSGLGQDAQAQIQFRDVGTKTLALGVAKLEIVAG
- a CDS encoding ABC-F family ATP-binding cassette domain-containing protein — its product is MIRATGLTVRRGVKVLLDGTDFVINPGERVGIVGKNGAGKSTLFAVLQGRLDADAGSLLVPPGWRIASVDQEISHNDLPAREFVIDGDRHLRALQTERAATPDSDGHRIAELESALVEADAWSAPSRAEQLLAGLGFAPGQWMNPVNSFSGGWQMRLALARALMAPSELLLLDEPTNHLDLDAMLWLERWLAAYQGTVLLISHDTEFLDSVASVILHFDQAKLLRYRGGYEDFLTQRAERLRQTRLAWDRQTRETARLQSFIDRFKAKATKAKQAQSRVKALARMETLAPLQAESGIDIRIPEPTSMPDPLLVLDDVSTGYTGGADQARTVLSHIQLMVRGGARIGVLGVNGAGKSTLIKTLAEELPVLAGERRASKGLEIGYFAQHQLDMLDPDATPLQHLVRLAPQTREQELRNYLGGFGFSGDTVISKIAPMSGGEKARLALSLIVWQKPNLLLLDEPSNHLDVDTREALATALAEFAGSVLLVSHDRHLLRTTVDSFWIVADGRVQEFDGDLEDYRDWLAARSAQARSEARNSNDDASQGDAVVDRKAQRRQEAEERQRLALLRKPLDAKLKKVDADMERAGQRLQVLNALIADPEFYSDARRDERLKVLEEHGELSKKHGQLEEEWLMLQEELEALTVT
- the prmB gene encoding 50S ribosomal protein L3 N(5)-glutamine methyltransferase, whose amino-acid sequence is MHHIASKKLRTVRDLLRYTVSQFNASRLSFGHGSDNAWDEAVYLLLHSLHLPLDMLDPFLDARVLPAERERYLKLLERRITEHVPAAYLTGEAWLQGHRFVVDQRVIIPRSPISELLDDGLAPWVADADDVDFVLDLCTGSGCLAVLAALAFPNAQVDAVDLSEHALEVADENIELSGLDGRITTHCSDLFEQLPDCEYKLIICNPPYVNNHSMEHLPQEYRHEPTMALAGGDDGMDLIRRLLQQAPAFMAPDGLLVLEIGHEYQNFLAAFPELDPVWLSTENTDDQILLLTREQLAS
- the dapE gene encoding succinyl-diaminopimelate desuccinylase, with translation MSDSPTLQLAKELISRPSVTPDDLGCQQALASRLTAAGFNCETLAFGDVVNLWARRGTAAPLLVFAGHTDVVPTGPLDRWDSDPFTPTERGGNLYGRGAADMKSSIAAFMVAVEEFVAAHPQHSGSIALLITSDEEGPSVDGTVKVCQALAQRGEQLDYCIVGEPTSVDTLGDTVKNGRRGSLSGKLTIKGKQGHVAYPHLARNPIHLLGPALVELTAEQWDEGNEYFPATTFQVSNLHAGTGATNVVPGAAVLDFNFRFSTASTPDTLKARVAAILHKHKLDYDLDWTQGGEPFLTPKGELSTAMSQAILDETGVITQLSTTGGTSDGRFIAKICPQVIEFGPINASIHQVNEHVRLDTLEPLKNIYRRTLEHLLPD